A window of the Parambassis ranga chromosome 17, fParRan2.1, whole genome shotgun sequence genome harbors these coding sequences:
- the lrrc24 gene encoding leucine-rich repeat-containing protein 24 — protein MGLLWFSGLTLIILTLIPQPCLGCPSGCRCYSLTVECGSLGIKEIPQGVPPVTETIFLQDNAIVQIRLQDLTRLGSLHYLYLQNNSISALEPGAFLSQGQLLELALNGNLIHLVTPDMFRGLEHLRILYLASNQITRVQDHTFRGLQRLQELHLQENSIELLAEQALSGLSSLALLDLSRNHLRTLGASSLKPLVSLQVLRVTENPWRCDCALGWLRTWISKDGQRLLSSAEQRRLMCSEPPRLSHLSLVEVAPNSLVCIPPVVQLEPSHLTVRLGESLRVSCQASGYPQPQVTWKKASHGKAQLSPRGLVQELGPNGELFRPGAGGVVTALPSGGGIKVGSVHGLVRGTEEGGERDSFDPDMGSGMLFLSNVTVAHAGRYECEAWNPGGVARVTFHLAVNMSSSSYATQFWPRLNTHSYVSSSSNSLYQPEVLDVSQEPLYEQDSMDFNALGPATQTAIAVGISLLALTAVLLLIMIYTRHQQYQKEDSGSYCTSKEESILYVNDYSDGPTTFAQLEEYRDDHGHEMYVLNRAKPVMGSASSRCPMMSGFVQTKGMKEALLEHEMVQTLTRSGGMGLRRNPADGGEGPLTTDPEELILSQSLLFGTQVAYEIHC, from the exons GGTTCTCCGGGCTCACGCTGATCATCCTAACCCTCATCCCTCAACCGTGCCTGGGTTGTCCCTCTGGTTGTCGCTGCTACAGCCTCACAGTGGAATGCGGGTCCCTCGGGATCAAAGAAATCCCACAGGGCGTCCCTCCTGTCACTGAG ACCATCTTCCTCCAGGACAATGCCATTGTCCAGATCCGCCTCCAAGACTTGACTCGTCTGGGCAGCCTCCATTACCTGTACCTTCAGAACAACAGCATCTCGGCCCTGGAGCCCGGGGCCTTCCTCAGCCAGGGGCAGCTGTTGGAGCTTGCGCTCAACGGTAACCTCATCCACCTGGTCACCCCAGACATGTTCCGGGGCCTGGAGCACCTCCGGATCCTCTACCTCGCCAGCAACCAGATCACTCGGGTACAGGACCACACCTTCAGGGGACTGCAG CGTCTGCAGGAACTCCacctgcaggaaaacagcaTAGAGCTGCTGGCAGAGCAGGCTCTGTCTGGTTTGTCATCTCTTGCCCTGCTGGACCTGAGCCGGAATCACCTCCGCACCCTGGGCGCCTCGTCGCTCAAACCGCTTGTCAGCCTGCAGGTGCTCCGTGTCACGG AGAACCCATGGCGCTGTGATTGTGCTCTTGGCTGGCTGAGAACTTGGATCAGCAAAGATGGACAGCGGCTGTTGAGTTCTGCAGAGCAGCGTCGGCTGATGTGCTCAGAGCCCCCCCGCCTTTCCCACCTCAGCCTGGTGGAGGTGGCCCCAAACAGCCTGGTGTGCATCCCGCCTGTGGTGCAGCTCGAGCCAAGCCACCTGACTGTGCGACTAGGAGAGAGCCTCCGTGTCTCCTGCCAGGCATCAGGATACCCTCAGCCTCAGGTGACATGGAAGAAAGCCTCCCATGGTAAGGCCCAGTTATCACCTCGAGGCCTGGTTCAAGAGCTAGGGCCCAATGGGGAGTTGTTCAGGCCTGGGGCCGGAGGAGTGGTGACAGCCCTGCCAAGTGGTGGAGGGATCAAAGTTGGAAGTGTTCATGGACTTGTGCGCGGGACTGAGGAGGGTGGAGAGAGGGACAGCTTTGACCCTGACATGGGCAGTGGCATGCTGTTCCTCAGCAACGTCACTGTAGCACATGCTGGCCGATACGAGTGTGAGGCCTGGAACCCTGGCGGTGTGGCGAGGGTTACTTTTCACCTGGCTGTCAACATGTCCTCGTCCTCATATGCGACCCAGTTCTGGCCTCGTTTGAACACACACTCCTATGTCTCCTCTTCATCCAACTCCCTCTACCAGCCAGAAGTTCTGGATGTTAGCCAGGAGCCACTGTATGAGCAGGACAGCATGGACTTTAACGCCCTGGGCCCTGCAACACAGACTGCTATCGCTGTTGGTATCTCCTTGTTGGCACTCACTGCTGTTCTCCTTTTGATTATGATCTACACCCGTCACCAACAGTACCAGAAAGAGGACAGCGGCTCCTACTGCACCAGCAAAGAAGAGAGCATCCTCTACGTAAATGACTACTCTGATGGACCCACTACTTTTGCACAGCTGGAGGAATACCGTGATGACCACGGTCATGAGATGTACGTGCTCAACCGAGCCAAGCCCGTCATGGGATCCGCTTCATCCAGGTGTCCCATGATGAGTGGGTTCGTTCAAACGAAGGGTATGAAGGAGGCTCTCCTGGAACATGAAATGGTGCAGACACTGACAAGATCGGGGGGAATGGGGCTTCGCAGGAACCCAGCAGACGGAGGGGAGGGACCCCTAACGACAGACCCGGAGGAGCTCATCCTCAGTCAGAGTCTCCTCTTTGGAACACAGGTTGCCTATGAGATCCACTGCTAA